The sequence below is a genomic window from Synechococcus sp. PCC 7335.
TCGTTCAGAAGCTACTCAGAACCGCCGTGCTGCTCGATTGCGTCAGATCCTGACTCACCTGGGTCCTACTTTCATAAAGGTTGGCCAGGCACTTTCAACTCGCCCTGATCTGATCAAACCTCGCTTTTTAGACGAGTTAATCAAGCTCCAAGATCAACTTCCGCCTTTTTCTAGCGACGTTGCCAGGCAGATTATCTACTCCGATTTTGAGCGTACGCCCGAAGAAATGTATAGCTTCTTCGCCGCTGAGCCGGTAGCGGCGGCTAGCTTAGGCCAAGTTTACAAAGCTCGTCTTTACACGGGCGAAGAAGTCGCTGTCAAGGTTCAAAGACCTAACCTAGTGCCTGTCATCCGCCGCGATCTCTACATCCTACGGTGGGCTGCTGGCTGGATAGCCCCTTTCCTCCCTCTCAATTTGGGACACGACCTCAGACTGATTGTGGACGAATTTGGTAGCAAACTTTTTGAAGAAATTGACTACTTAAACGAAGGCCGAAATGCTGAGAAATTTGCAGCTAACTTCCAAGATGAACCCCTCGTCAAGGTACCTTCTATCTATTGGCGCTATTGCAGCACTCATGTGCTAACGATGGAGTGGATTCATGGCTTTAAGCTAACTGATACCGATAAGGTCAAAGCCGCAGGCCTAGCGACGAATGATCTGGTCGAGATTGGTGTTTCTTCTGGTCTACGTCAGCTCTTAGAATTTGGGTTTTTCCACGCTGACCCTCACCCTGGCAACCTGTTTGCCACCCCCGATGGTCGAATGGCCTATATCGACTTTGGTATGACCGATCAGCTTGACCAGCATACAAAGGAGACGCTGGTTGATTCTGTGGTTCATCTCATCAACCGTGACTATGTAGATTTGGCCAACGATTTTGTGAAGCTGGGCTTTTTGATGCCAGATGTAGATGTTCGCCCGCTAGTTCCTGCTCTAGAGGCCGTTTTTCAAGATGCTATTGGAGCGAGTGTTGGTAACTTTAACTTCAAATCCGTTACCGATAAATTCTCGGAGGTTATGTATGAGTATCCTTTCCGAGTCCCTGCTAAGTTTGCGCTGATTATTCGCTCTCTCGTGACTCAAGAGGGACTAGCACTGAGCCTAGATCCTAACTTCAAGATTTTAGAAGTTGCTTACCCATATGTTGCTCGTCGTCTCTTGACAGCTGAAACCCCTGCTCTTCGCCGTCGCCTGATTGAGGTACTGTTCAAAGATGGCAAGTTCCAGTGGCAACGTCTAGAAAATCTATTGCTGATTGCCCGCTCTGATCAAAGCTTTGACATCATTCCAACTGCTGGATTAGGCATTCAGTTCCTGATGACTGAGGAAGGACAATACCTCAGAAAGCAGATTCTGCTGGCCTTGACAGAAGATAATCGTCTACATACCGAAGAGGTGCAGCGTTTGTGGGCACTGGTCAAGGACGACTTGCAGCCGAATAGATTGATAGAAGCTGCCTGGAGTGCGATCACGGATTTCTCTAGAGAACGCGCCGTAGCTCTAGTGCCTACAGAACTAGCAGGTGCATTACAGTTGACCAACCAATAGAGCGACTCAATAGGACGACCGATAGCGCAGTCGATCTTTCTAGCCCAGACTAGCTACGCAAGCTAGCTACTCATCTTTGAGTGAGCTAACTAAGCTATTGCTTGTACTTTATAATTAGCTCATTATGAGCAGCGATCCGTTGTTCAAAAACATTCAACAGCTCCTGCCCCTATGTATTATCTCGGAATGCCTCCCTACTTTCTGCTAGCGGCGGGTCTCTTTATTGCTATTACGTCTGGTTTTGCTTTCGGTGCAGTTTTGAAAGAAGCTGTGGGTGATTGGTATCAGAAGAAGTCCACCCGCTCAATCTCAAAACTCCAAGGCTTTGACCTGCAGTTTCCTTTCCTTGGCATTTGTATCGGTAGCTGCGTCTTTCTAGCTTCTGGTATGAGCATCTTCGGGTTCCCTGCTAAGATTGCCTACGCAATGGCTGCCCCGCTCGTACTCCTAAGCGCTGGTCTAGTGTGGAAGCAGCTCAAGAGTAATCTCGTCTTATTAGAAAGTGGTAACCCTCGCGCTTTTGAGCTAGACGTATAGGTCCAAGAGGACTATCCTCTCGCGCTATTCACTTGGGTTTATAAGCTAGTGAATGTCATAGCCAAACACATTGGCATCAGCTTCGCCAAGTTTGATATCGTCTAGTCCGTATTCTTTCCAGCGACGCTTT
It includes:
- a CDS encoding AarF/ABC1/UbiB kinase family protein, whose protein sequence is MTDFTNPENSFECDSFERDFNAYSKQQYDWREIARYYRKRPLTVLWRALTVAWMLGSFAIALVLDHLFGRSEATQNRRAARLRQILTHLGPTFIKVGQALSTRPDLIKPRFLDELIKLQDQLPPFSSDVARQIIYSDFERTPEEMYSFFAAEPVAAASLGQVYKARLYTGEEVAVKVQRPNLVPVIRRDLYILRWAAGWIAPFLPLNLGHDLRLIVDEFGSKLFEEIDYLNEGRNAEKFAANFQDEPLVKVPSIYWRYCSTHVLTMEWIHGFKLTDTDKVKAAGLATNDLVEIGVSSGLRQLLEFGFFHADPHPGNLFATPDGRMAYIDFGMTDQLDQHTKETLVDSVVHLINRDYVDLANDFVKLGFLMPDVDVRPLVPALEAVFQDAIGASVGNFNFKSVTDKFSEVMYEYPFRVPAKFALIIRSLVTQEGLALSLDPNFKILEVAYPYVARRLLTAETPALRRRLIEVLFKDGKFQWQRLENLLLIARSDQSFDIIPTAGLGIQFLMTEEGQYLRKQILLALTEDNRLHTEEVQRLWALVKDDLQPNRLIEAAWSAITDFSRERAVALVPTELAGALQLTNQ